Proteins encoded in a region of the Ranitomeya imitator isolate aRanImi1 chromosome 9, aRanImi1.pri, whole genome shotgun sequence genome:
- the CMTR2 gene encoding cap-specific mRNA (nucleoside-2'-O-)-methyltransferase 2: protein MSSCGFPTEIQNLFDKRFTYNKQRDWHLPAASEILSSDHKEFSRFLALKDSLNQVKNLLSDKKLDAWHQHTSFTNKAGRIVSEVRRQANAELCTQAWCKFHEILCSYPLLPNTALWSFELNTLHLCEAPGAFISSLNHYMKTQVAERCDWNWVANTLNPYHEANDGLVMIADDRLIANTLPWWYFGPDNTGDIMNIRHLEGLQKFISNMSSVHLVTADGSFDCQGNPGEQETLVYPLHYCEVVTCLVTLGLGGSFVLKMFTLFQHSSVNLMYLLNCCFQTVHIIKPGTSKAGNSEVYVVCLGYLGKEAIQGHLRKMIAHFGAEVGPQSLFPHQSLPESFLQCHHDCCTFFYKHQTQTILENLKLFSHMGSEDKLHLDFLRDSAISYYLQRFQIKYISRKNWLVRKPRVGCSFNMRWVGSRNRRTDTYNERKQREARTWPEKVAQGYFSSFLEEHMAGNLGRGCFLQGSSNPLKHEDWYFLQGQRLSRIQSSSFCDTELLNKYNETIEGCSEGDPIASLASFSCLSCQLQPAGDVVLSLLELAEDGHQVLVCGACSFFEVLQQRQLSSGFLEFAPLHLPISVLHDGHPVYQQQLISLILQAFQQLQAGDSFLLPLPSSFTRFTAGIVYTLCHCFHVISFSCPVSHLTHGTSAVLLCSGYQPLPSSALQRLHELQQLVDQLVSSDSPHQVLEFIPMEELLKGSILEFLWDLNCAIISHSLHVIGLREHEKTLSSTVQVSEHPELK, encoded by the coding sequence ATGTCCAGCTGTGGTTTCCCTACAGAGATCCAGAATCTGTTTGATAAGCGCTTCACCTACAACAAGCAGAGAGACTGGCATCTGCCCGCAGCCTCCGAGATCCTGAGCTCTGACCACAAGGAGTTTAGTCGCTTCCTGGCCCTGAAGGATTCTCTGAACCAGGTGAAGAACCTTCTGAGTGATAAGAAGCTGGACGCCTGGCACCAACACACATCCTTCACCAACAAAGCTGGGAGAATAGTGTCTGAGGTGCGGAGACAGGCCAATGCTGAGCTGTGCACTCAGGCCTGGTGTAAGTTTCATGAGATCTTATGTTCGTACCCCCTGCTTCCCAACACAGCTCTGTGGAGCTTTGAGCTGAACACCCTACACTTGTGTGAGGCCCCAGGAGCCTTCATCTCCAGCCTCAACCACTACATGAAAACCCAGGTGGCTGAGCGCTGTGACTGGAACTGGGTGGCGAACACGCTAAACCCATACCACGAGGCCAACGATGGTCTGGTGATGATTGCTGATGACCGCCTGATTGCTAATACCTTACCCTGGTGGTACTTTGGCCCAGACAACACTGGGGACATCATGAACATCAGACACTTGGAGGGGTTACAGAAGTTCATCAGTAACATGTCCTCTGTACACCTGGTCACTGCTGATGGCAGTTTTGACTGCCAGGGGAACCCCGGAGAACAGGAGACTCTAGTCTATCCTCTGCACTACTGTGAGGTGGTCACCTGTCTGGTCACCCTCGGGCTTGGAGGATCCTTTGTCTTGAAGATGTTCACTCTGTTTCAGCATTCTTCTGTAAATCTCATGTATCTTCTGAACTGCTGCTTCCAGACAGTCCACATAATAAAACCTGGCACCAGCAAGGCAGGCAACTCTGAGGTGTATGTGGTGTGCTTGGGCTACTTGGGTAAAGAGGCCATCCAAGGGCATCTTAGGAAAATGATAGCACATTTTGGGGCAGAGGTGGGACCACAATCCTTGTTTCCTCATCAGTCCCTCCCAGAGTCATTCCTGCAGTGCCATCATGATTGCTGCACTTTCTTTTATAAGCATCAGACACAAACCATCCTGGAGAACCTGAAACTTTTCTCACATATGGGCTCAGAGGACAAGCTGCACCTGGATTTTCTGCGCGACTCTGCTATCTCCTATTACCTGCAGAGGTTCCAGATCAAATACATTTCCAGGAAAAATTGGTTGGTTCGGAAGCCGCGGGTGGGCTGCAGCTTTAATATGCGGTGGGTGGGAAGTCGTAACCGCCGCACAGATACCTACAATGAGAGGAAGCAGCGGGAAGCTCGGACATGGCCGGAGAAGGTGGCTCAGGGATACTTCAGCTCCTTCTTGGAGGAACATATGGCCGGTAACCTGGGTAGAGGCTGCTTCCTGCAAGGTTCCAGCAATCCATTGAAACATGAAGACTGGTACTTCCTCCAGGGGCAGCGGCTCTCGAGGATCCAGAGCTCCTCGTTCTGTGACACTGAACTGCTCAATAAATATAATGAAACCATCGAGGGTTGTTCTGAAGGAGACCCTATCGCCTCCCTGGCATCATTCTCATGCCTTTCCTGTCAGCTTCAGCCAGCAGGAGATGTAGTGTTGTCATTGTTGGAGCTGGCAGAGGATGGACATCAAGTACTGGTCTGTGGGGCATGTTCGTTCTTTGAGGTTCTTCAACAAAGACAGTTGTCTTCAGGATTCCTAGAATTTGCCCCTCTGCATCTACCCATCTCCGTCCTTCATGATGGACACCCAGTCTACCAGCAGCAGCTCATCTCCTTGATTCTTCAGGCTTTTCAGCAGTTACAGGCAGGTGACTCCTTCCTTCTGCCACTTCCGTCATCGTTTACCCGCTTTACTGCtggtattgtgtacaccttgtgccATTGCTTTCATGTCATCAGTTTCTCTTGTCCCGTTAGCCATCTTACCCACGGAACCAGTGCTGTACTCCTGTGTAGTGGTTACCAGCCTCTTCCCAGTTCCGCTCTCCAGCGCCTTCACGAGTTACAGCAGCTGGTGGACCAGTTGGTGAGCTCGGACTCTCCCCATCAGGTACTGGAGTTTATACCCATGGAGGAACTTTTGAAAGGCTCCATCCTGGAATTCCTCTGGGACTTGAATTGTGCCATAATTAGCCATAGCCTCCATGTAATCGGCCTCCGTGAACATGAAAAGACTTTATCAAGCACAGTCCAGGTTTCGGAGCATCCAGAATTGAAGTGA